The following coding sequences lie in one Arachis ipaensis cultivar K30076 chromosome B05, Araip1.1, whole genome shotgun sequence genomic window:
- the LOC107644062 gene encoding beta-amylase 1, chloroplastic (The sequence of the model RefSeq protein was modified relative to this genomic sequence to represent the inferred CDS: added 162 bases not found in genome assembly): MALSLTHQIGSLAGTPVPDTSAGESSTSSATVSAAAVWKSPSANIRCAARKPDPAGADALSPPLTPCRSPSFTGIRPDLSVACKAFATDTVANPSETEEAERAYREGGKGGKSGEGGVPVYVMMPLDSVTWGNGVNRKKAVNAAMMALKSAGVEGIMMDVWWGLVEREKPGEYNWGGYRELLEMAKKHGLKVQAVMSFHQCGGNVGDSCTIPLPKWVVEEINNDPDLAYTDQWGRRNYEYLSLGCDTLPVLKGRTPVQCYADFMRAFRDNFKNLLGDTIVEIQVGMGPAGELRYPSYPEQNGTWRFPGIGAFQCYDKYMLSSLKAAAEDAGKPEWGSTGPRDAGEYNNWPEDTPFFRKEGGGWNSEYGEFFLTWYSKMLLDHGERILTTAKSIFEDTGVKISVKVAGIHWHYGTRSHAAELTAGYYNTRFRDGYIPIAEMLARHGAIFNFTCIEMRDHEQPQDALCAPEKLVKQVALATQKAKVPLAGENALPRYDEYAHKQILKASQLNVDEDSGEKEMCAFTYLRMNPHLFQPDNWRKFVAFVKKMKEGKSARKCWEQVEREAEHFVHVSQPLVQEAAVALSQ, translated from the exons atggCATTGAGCTTAACTCACCAGATCGGAAGCCTAGCCGGTACGCCGGTGCCAGATACTTCGGCGGGAGAGTCGTCTACGTCGTCGGCGACAGTTAGCGCAGCGGCGGTGTGGAAGTCTCCGTCAGCGAACATCCGATGCGCGGCGAGGAAACCAGATCCGGCTGGAGCAGACGCGCTGTCTCCTCCGCTGACACCGTGCAGGTCGCCGTCGTTTACGGGAATACGGCCAGATCT CGGAGTGAATAGGAAGAAGGCGGTGAACGCGGCGATGATGGCGTTGAAAAGCGCCGGTGTGGAGGGCATCATGATGGACGTGTGGTGGGGGCTTGTGGAGAGGGAGAAGCCTGGGGAATATAATTGGGGAGGGTATAGGGAGCTTCTGGAAATGGCGAAGAAACATGGCTTGAAGGTCCAGGCGGTTATGTCGTTTCATCAATGCGGGGGTAACGTCGGTGATTCATGCAC TATTCCCTTGCCTAAATGGGTAGTGGAGGAGATTAACAATGATCCTGATCTTGCATACACTGATCAATGGGGAAGAAGAAACTACGAATACCTATCACTGGGTTGTGATACTTTGCCTGTACTCAAGGGCCGTACACCAGTTCAATGTTATGCTGATTTCATGCGTGCCTTCAGAGACAATTTCAAGAACCTTCTTGGTGACACTATTGTG GAAATACAAGTTGGTATGGGTCCAGCTGGTGAGTTGCGTTACCCTTCATACCCAGAGCAAAATGGCACATGGAGGTTCCCAGGAATTGGTGCTTTTCAATGCTATGATAAG TATATGTTGAGTAGCTTGAAAGCTGCAGCCGAAGATGCCGGTAAGCCAGAATGGGGAAGCACAGGCCCAAGAGATGCTGGTGAATATAATAACTGGCCAGAAGACACACCATTCTTCCGCAAAGAAGGAGGAGGCTGGAATAGCGAATATGGCGAATTTTTCCTCACTTGGTACTCTAAGATGCTCTTAGACCATGGTGAGAGGATCCTCACCACAGCTAAGTCGATCTTTGAGGACACAGGAGTCAAGATATCAGTAAAAGTTGCTGGCATCCACTGGCACTATGGTACAAGGTCTCATGCTGCAGAGCTCACAGCAGGTTACTACAACACCAGGTTCCGGGACGGCTACATCCCCATCGCCGAGATGCTTGCACGACATGGCGCCATCTTCAATTTCACGTGCATTGAGATGCGCGACCATGAGCAGCCTCAGGATGCTCTCTGCGCACCGGAGAAGCTCGTGAAGCAAGTGGCTTTGGCAACTCAAAAAGCGAAGGTTCCCCTTGCCGGTGAGAATGCGCTGCCAAGGTATGACGAGTATGCACACAAACAGATCTTAAAGGCATCACAGCTGAACGTGGATGAGGACTCTGGCGAAAAAGAGATGTGTGCATTCACATACCTGAGGATGAACCCTCATCTATTCCAGCCAGATAACTGGAGGAAGTTTGTGGCATTTGTGAAGAAGATGAAAGAAGGGAAGAGTGCACGTAAGTGTTGGGAGCAAGTGGAGAGAGAAGCAGAGCATTTTGTGCATGTCTCGCAGCCACTTGTGCAAGAGGCTGCTGTTGCTcttagtcaataa
- the LOC107641061 gene encoding pre-mRNA-splicing factor 38B-like, which translates to MDFVLVQTGTGSEVAPPVLGGGAVATESRQQQRSPPRDATQTHERRPFEGTGDNHARIMQELRHRMQDLERRLAERKRDQRSPERSPTRSRSRSRSRRTPSPQYESESTGGRVRPRRRSRDPIIYARHERRRASNRGDEEAHRENNESRRTARGPVIIGATPFHRSVLEVRLPKHFDKPTDMKYDGTQDPLEHLTAFEDALEQAIRDGKLADFAHFIREPRRRNRDHDTEDRSRPTRRRQEPEGDDHGLTVVNVVTARNTAPKSKSAQKKMPRS; encoded by the exons ATGGATTTCGTGCTGGTCCAGACTGGGACAGGTTCCGAGGTAGCGCCTCCCGTGCTCGGGGGAGGCGCCGTCGCGACGGAATCCCGGCAACAGCAACGGTCGCCCCCGAGGGATGCGACACAGACTcacgagagacgccccttcgAGGGGACGGGTGATAACcacgccaggataatgcaagaaCTACGCCACAGAATGCAGGACTTAGAGCGCAGGCTAGCAGAAAGAAAGCGCGACCAACGCTCCCCAGAGCGGAGCCCCACCCGTTCCCGTTCAAGGAGCCGCTCGAGGCGCACGCCGAGCCCCCAATACGAGTCGGAGAGCACTGGGGGGCGGGTACGCCCCAGAAGAAGAAGTCGCGACCCCATTATCTACGCCCGACACGAAAGGCGGCGCGCGTCGAACAGGGGCGACGAGGAAGCTCACCGCGAGAACAACGAGTCGAGAAGAACTGCCCGAGGACCCGTCATAATAGGAGCGACTCCTTTCCACCGCTCTGTACTCGAGGTCCGACTACCGAAACACTTCGACAAGCCGACAGACATGAAGTATGACGGAACGCAAGACCCCCTGGAACActtgacggcctttgag GACGCCCTCGAGCAAGCTATCAGGGACGGCAAACTCGCCGATTTCGCCCACTTTATAAGGGAACCAAGGAGACGCAACCGAGACCACGACACCGAAGATAGATCCCGACCAACGAGGCGACGACAAGAACCAGAGGGTGACGACCACGGCCTCACAGTGGTAAACGTGGTAACGGCCAGAAATACCGCCCCGAAGTCGAAATCGGCACAGAAAAAAATGCCAAGGTCCTAG
- the LOC107644060 gene encoding uncharacterized protein LOC107644060 encodes MAKRSDFAQKLLDDLRLRKEKMGVPAASHQSQRTSQSQPIDAYSYSKQTSVGSRNRKSNEIVSSRNGDMLNRSSRSHRSSINGEVSNQIVSYGRGQSSHKMDDVSLAIAFAFENGMAKPRRTDSSYYSNNNNSSTLAFLHQIKKGTMEFGMMDRQGNMVRQQASTNNFQGLSPMQINEISKGAQRLNQILRACSNGFNIDRYSIEVAKELFQGAIDLEQSLRMLVELQQNSEFLIAPQKKNRIKLLDEDSEDDDESNKIIRASEKNQLAPPIFSFDKRSRHTLMQGKIILTNSKEGRNSNTKNKDGKISRASQKQTNRSSSEIKNLNDVLEQKSHSASAKSDTEKGRIPSVVAKLMGLDNLPEKAEPKIMPQKDSGNAHKIRGNQGMSMQYTSAKERTKKVEVNNNKETENLVAMKKQRVIEAFNMAATTHDEEQLFAANKNSLGEKAGHRVVSQSGKPLWSDLYGIKPLNGFEKPKHNISAANITEQKSTAKGRINGEQVNERSQVKPSMQEEKDINVSNFQMVKKNTYKQNMNNQKKPEKSLADQKSYMLTKYGPQEGKNHSEQRLQPREKQMPQARLQGGSELNLRSSKNQNRLISSHKKQNSVENLEAMKLEGLLGNRYDDFTKHETSNGTNDKVKEIVNRKGASVKMMVDEKIVPKLANMKVKNTRKQKADMPRKIVEVSNEGNGRKLIEKVKQQIHILHDSRQGEIDRFNGFKDAKGETVGIINSNETAAVAESPDRRGQPLKEADLAPTSYNSDGRELHSLKGPIALTTNHSDHAAPVVANEGFKRGELALNTTNGTHEESMSTNNNHLPHKNQNIYAKRTQKPLTESEIRLKRILVANRSFLNTSEALFRLNIPFSILQDGSTGSQDREGECKELMLDCGYEVMKRKGILSELRAYPFSNISIDTMSIASLDDLVRLLNKDIEKLRFYGRNNRNFNANVEDYLPKMLELDIFSREQDIDCMWDFGWKNETFALIERCDVVKDMEKHVLNVLLDEITRELMLQGGLKMATI; translated from the exons ATGGCAAAGAGATCAGATTTTGCACAGAAGCTTTTGGATGATCTTAGGCTAAGGAAGGAAAAAATGGGTGTTCCTGCTGCATCTCATCAGTCTCAGAGGACAAGCCAATCACAGCCTATAG ATGCATATTCTTACtccaagcaaacaagtgttggaTCAAGGAACAGAAAATCCAATGAAATT gTAAGTTCAAGAAATGGAGATATGCTGAATAGGTCTAGCAGAAGCCATAGATCTTCAATCAATGGAGAGGTTTCAAATCAGATAGTTTCATATGGGAGAGGCCAGAGCTCACATAAAATGGATGATGTTTCCTTAGCCATAGCCTTTGCTTTCGAGAATGGCATGGCGAAACCAAGAAGAACTGATTCGTCTTACTATAGCAATAACAATAATAGTTCAACTTTGGcttttcttcaccaaatcaagaAGGGGACAATGGAATTCGGCATGATGGATAGACAAGGAAACATGGTTAGGCAACAAGCTTCAACAAACAATTTTCAAGGCCTCTCTCCTATGCAGATAAATGAGATATCGAAAGGTGCACAGAGACTAAACCAGATACTAAGAGCTTGCTCCAATGGTTTCAACATTGATAGATATTCGATTGAAGTCGCGAAGGAGCTGTTCCAAGGAGCTATTGATTTGGAACAGTCACTCAGGATGCTGGTAGAGCTGCAGCAGAATTCAGAGTTCTTGATTGCGCCGCAGAAGAAAAACCGGATCAAgttattggatgaagacagtgaagatgatgatgaaagcAACAAAATAATTAGAGCATCTGAGAAAAACCAATTGGCGCCACCGATTTTCTCCTTCGACAAGCGCTCTAGGCATACACTTATGCAGGGGAAAATTATTCTTACAAACTCTAAAGAAGGCAGAAACTCAAATaccaaaaacaaagatggaaagaTTTCAAGAGCTTCTCAGAAGCAAACAAATAGATCTAGTTCTGAAATTAAGAATCTCAATGATGTTTTGGAGCAGAAAAGCCACTCTGCCTCGGCAAAATCTGACACAGAGAAGGGAAGGATTCCAAGTGTAGTTGCAAAACTGATGGGGCTAGATAACTTGCCAGAGAAGGCAGAGCCAAAAATCATGCCGCAGAAGGATTCTGGTAATGCACATAAGATTAGAGGAAATCAAGGAATGTCAATGCAGTATACTAGTgcaaaggaaagaacaaagaAGGTTGAAGTGAATAACAACAAAGAAACAGAGAATTTGGTAGCTATGAAGAAACAAAGAGTGATAGAAGCCTTTAACATGGCCGCAACAACTCATGATGAGGAACAATTGTTTGCTGCCAATAAGAATTCACTTGGCGAAAAGGCTGGCCACAGGGTAGTTTCTCAGAGTGGAAAACCACTATGGAGTGATCTGTATGGAATAAAACCCCTGAATGGTTTCGAAAAGCCGAAGCATAATATCAGTGCTGCTAACATCACAGAACAGAAAAGCACAGCAAAGGGCAGAATCAATGGTGAACAAGTGAATGAAAGATCACAAGTTAAGCCTTCAATGCAGGAAGAGAAAGATATCAATGTTAGTAATTTCCAAATGGTGAAAAAAAATACATACAAACAGAACATGAATAATCAGAAGAAACCTGAGAAGAGTCTTGCAGATCAGAAATCATACATGCTCACAAAATATGGGCCTCAAGAAGGGAAAAATCATAGCGAACAACGACTCCAGCCGAGGGAAAAACAAATGCCGCAGGCGAGATTACAAGGAGGGAGTGAATTGAATTTGAGAAGTTCAAAAAACCAGAATAGGCTTATTAGTTCTCATAAGAAGCAGAACTCTGTAGAAAATTTGGAAGCTATGAAACTGGAAGGACTTTTAGGCAACCGATATGATGATTTCACCAAACATGAAACGTCCAATGGCACCAATGATAAAGTGAAAGAGATAGTTAACCGGAAGGGGGCAAGTGTCAAAATGATGGTGGATGAAAAAATTGTTCCTAAACTGGCCAATATGAAGGTGAAGAATACCAGAAAGCAAAAGGCTGACATGCCTAGAAAGATTGTTGAAGTGTCTAATGAAGGAAATGGAAGAAAGCTCATCGAGAAAGTGAAACAACAAATTCATATTTTGCATGATTCTAGACAAGGAGAAATAGATAGATTCAATGGCTTTAAAGATGCTAAGGGAGAAACAGTTGGCATCATCAACTCTAACGAAACAGCAGCTGTGGCTGAATCACCGGATCGGAGAGGCCAACCACTTAAAGAAGCCGATCTGGCTCCTACATCATACAATTCTGATGGTAGAGAACTCCATAGCCTAAAGGGACCAATTGCTTTAACTACAAATCATTCG GATCATGCTGCTCCTGTGGTAGCAAATGAAGGATTCAAGCGTGGTGAACTTGCATTAAATACAACAAATG GAACTCATGAAGAAAGCATGAGTACTAATAATAACCACTTACcacataaaaatcaaaatatatatgcaaagagaacacaaaagccaCTAACAGAAAGCGAAATCCGCCTGAAGAGGATCTTGGTCGCAAACCGATCATTCCTCAATACTTCAGAAGCTCTTTTCAGGCTCAACATTCCATTCAGCATTCTGCAAGATGGGAGCACCGGCAGCCAGGACAGGGAAGGCGAATGCAAAGAACTCATGTTAGACTGCGGATATGAAGTAATGAAGCGAAAGGGGATACTGTCAGAACTCAGAGCTTATCCATTCTCAAACATATCAATCGATACAATGAGCATAGCATCCTTGGATGACTTGGTTAGGCTTCTGAACAAAGACATTGAGAAGCTAAGATTCTATGGAAGGAACAACAGGAATTTCAATGCCAATGTCGAGGACTACCTGCCGAAAATGCTTGAACTCGACATATTCAGTCGAGAGCAAGACATAGATTGTATGTGGGATTTTGGTTGGAAGAATGAGACatttgcattaattgaaagaTGTGATGTTGTAAAGGATATGGAAAAACATGTCCTGAATGTGCTTTTGGATGAAATCACCAGAGAACTTATGCTTCAAGGAGGACTCAAAATGGCAACCATATAA